The following are from one region of the Eubacterium sp. MSJ-33 genome:
- a CDS encoding biotin/lipoyl-containing protein, with protein MKNYRITVNGTAYDVAVEELGAGAAPAAAAATPAPVAAAAPAPAAPAAPAAAAGSIEVAAPMPGKILNVKASVGTAVKKGDVILILEAMKMENDVVAPEDGTVASINVSAGDAVEAGDVLATLN; from the coding sequence ATGAAGAATTATAGAATTACTGTAAATGGTACAGCTTATGATGTAGCAGTAGAAGAATTGGGTGCAGGTGCAGCTCCAGCAGCAGCCGCAGCAACTCCGGCACCGGTTGCAGCAGCAGCTCCGGCTCCAGCAGCTCCGGCAGCTCCAGCAGCAGCCGCAGGCTCTATCGAGGTTGCAGCTCCGATGCCTGGTAAGATCCTGAATGTAAAGGCAAGTGTTGGTACAGCTGTAAAGAAGGGTGATGTGATCCTGATCCTTGAGGCTATGAAGATGGAAAATGATGTGGTAGCTCCGGAAGACGGAACGGTTGCAAGCATCAATGTTTCTGCAGGTGATGCAGTTGAGGCTGGCGACGTACTGGCTACTTTGAACTAA
- a CDS encoding acyl-CoA carboxylase subunit beta, producing MSNKLTLSASDRISSLLDEASFVEVGAYVTARNTDFNMQENDTPKDGVITGYGVINGKLVYVYSQDATVLGGAIGEMHAKKIAKIYDMAMKVGAPVVGLIDCAGLRLQEATDALNAFGEVYLKQTLASGVIPQITAIFGTCGGGAALIPTLTDFTFMTAEGGKLFVNSPNALDGNYQAKLDTASAAYLSENSSLVDGVFEDDATTLANIRSLVDMLPDNNMEDAESDCTDDLNRIIPNLDGFAKDARAVLQNIADNNVFVEVKKDYAKDMVLGLIKLNGATVGCVANQAADGGELLSTSGAYIAADFVKFCDAFNIPVLTLVNAKGFVATVSNERTIADAAAKLTYAFADATVPKVTVVMGDAFGTAYTIMNSKAIGADMVYAWPCAKIGTMDPEMAVKIMYEKEIADAADKVTFIAEKKKAYTELQSSALAAAKRGYIDDIIEPDATRKRVIAAFDMLSTKNEERPYKKHGAV from the coding sequence ATGAGTAACAAACTTACATTGTCAGCAAGTGATAGAATTTCTTCTTTGCTTGACGAAGCGAGCTTTGTTGAAGTTGGTGCATATGTAACAGCTAGAAATACGGACTTCAACATGCAGGAAAATGATACTCCAAAAGACGGTGTTATTACTGGATATGGTGTCATCAATGGAAAACTGGTTTATGTGTATAGCCAGGATGCAACAGTTCTTGGTGGTGCAATCGGAGAGATGCACGCAAAGAAGATTGCAAAGATTTATGACATGGCGATGAAGGTAGGCGCACCGGTAGTCGGTTTAATTGATTGTGCAGGACTCCGTTTACAAGAGGCTACAGATGCGTTAAATGCATTCGGCGAAGTATACCTGAAGCAGACACTTGCATCTGGAGTAATCCCACAGATTACTGCAATTTTTGGAACATGCGGTGGTGGAGCAGCGCTTATTCCAACACTTACAGACTTTACATTTATGACAGCAGAGGGAGGCAAGTTATTTGTCAACAGCCCAAATGCACTCGATGGAAATTATCAGGCAAAGCTTGATACAGCATCTGCCGCTTACCTTAGCGAGAATTCTTCTCTTGTGGATGGTGTATTCGAGGATGATGCAACGACACTTGCAAACATCAGAAGCCTTGTGGATATGCTCCCTGACAACAACATGGAAGATGCAGAGTCCGATTGTACAGATGATCTGAACCGTATCATTCCGAACCTCGATGGATTTGCAAAGGATGCAAGAGCCGTCCTTCAGAACATCGCAGATAACAACGTATTTGTAGAAGTAAAGAAAGATTACGCAAAAGACATGGTACTTGGCCTGATCAAGCTGAACGGTGCGACAGTTGGATGTGTAGCAAACCAGGCAGCCGATGGTGGAGAACTTCTCTCTACAAGCGGCGCTTATATTGCAGCAGACTTCGTGAAGTTCTGTGATGCATTCAATATCCCTGTATTGACACTTGTAAATGCAAAGGGATTTGTGGCAACTGTATCAAACGAGAGAACAATCGCAGATGCAGCAGCAAAACTCACATACGCATTTGCAGATGCAACCGTACCTAAGGTAACCGTTGTGATGGGCGATGCATTCGGAACAGCTTACACTATCATGAACTCCAAGGCAATTGGCGCAGACATGGTATATGCATGGCCATGTGCAAAGATCGGTACAATGGATCCAGAGATGGCTGTCAAGATCATGTACGAGAAGGAAATCGCAGATGCAGCTGATAAGGTTACATTTATCGCAGAAAAGAAGAAGGCTTATACAGAGCTTCAGTCAAGCGCACTTGCAGCAGCAAAGCGTGGTTATATTGATGATATCATCGAGCCGGATGCTACAAGAAAGCGTGTGATCGCAGCGTTTGATATGCTTAGCACAAAGAACGAGGAAAGACCATATAAGAAGCACGGAGCAGTATAA
- the rimO gene encoding 30S ribosomal protein S12 methylthiotransferase RimO, which produces MNILMVSLGCDKNLCDSEAMLGLLAKHNYNITNDEQEADAIIVNTCSFIKDAMEESVNTVLEMAKLKQQNLKYLIVTGCMAQRFKDEIFDEIPEIDACLGTSSFDKILDVIEELKARDGIEDAEEISVYDDIDRLATITESNKVITSGTFMGYLKIAEGCDKFCTYCVIPHIRGHYRSVPMEQLLKEAEYMASQGIEELVLVAQETTCYGKDVYGEKRLHVLVRELAKIEGIKWIRLMYCYPEEIYDELIDCFKEEPKLLHYIDMPMQHSEDAILKRMGRRTDRASIEAVIKKLREVAPDIAIRTSLISGFPGETQEEHEALMAFLDEQELDRVGVFTYSREDGTPAATFENQIDEETAEQWRNEIMELQQEISLDKNETFVGKTMQVIIEGYSSDDDVYVGRTYRDAPGVDGLVFVGCDYELMSGQIVDVRIDEVGPYDMIGGILNESAE; this is translated from the coding sequence ATGAATATACTGATGGTGTCACTTGGCTGTGACAAGAACCTTTGCGACAGTGAGGCAATGCTTGGTCTGCTCGCAAAGCACAATTACAATATTACGAACGATGAGCAGGAAGCCGATGCAATCATCGTAAATACATGCAGCTTTATCAAAGATGCGATGGAAGAAAGCGTGAATACGGTATTGGAGATGGCAAAGCTCAAACAACAGAATTTAAAATACCTGATTGTGACCGGATGTATGGCTCAGCGGTTTAAGGATGAAATCTTTGACGAAATCCCGGAGATTGATGCATGTCTTGGAACGAGCAGCTTCGACAAGATCTTAGACGTGATCGAGGAGCTGAAGGCACGGGATGGTATCGAAGATGCGGAAGAAATCAGTGTCTATGATGATATTGACCGTCTGGCAACGATTACAGAATCGAACAAGGTTATCACATCCGGAACATTTATGGGATACTTAAAGATCGCGGAGGGCTGTGATAAATTCTGTACCTACTGTGTCATCCCGCATATCCGAGGACATTATCGGAGTGTGCCGATGGAGCAGCTCTTAAAAGAAGCGGAATATATGGCATCGCAGGGTATTGAGGAGCTGGTGCTTGTTGCACAGGAGACGACCTGCTATGGAAAAGATGTGTACGGTGAGAAACGGCTGCATGTGTTAGTCCGTGAACTTGCGAAGATTGAAGGAATCAAATGGATCCGCCTGATGTACTGCTATCCGGAGGAAATCTATGATGAACTGATTGACTGCTTCAAGGAAGAACCGAAGCTGCTGCATTATATCGATATGCCAATGCAGCACAGCGAAGATGCAATCTTAAAACGGATGGGCAGACGCACAGACCGCGCAAGTATCGAGGCCGTGATAAAGAAGTTGCGGGAGGTAGCACCAGATATCGCAATTCGTACTTCCCTGATTTCCGGATTCCCTGGTGAGACGCAGGAAGAACATGAGGCGCTGATGGCGTTCTTAGACGAACAGGAGCTTGACCGGGTAGGCGTGTTTACTTATTCCAGAGAAGATGGAACACCGGCGGCAACATTTGAAAACCAGATTGATGAGGAGACAGCGGAGCAGTGGCGCAATGAGATTATGGAACTGCAGCAGGAAATCTCCTTAGATAAAAACGAGACATTTGTCGGGAAGACCATGCAGGTCATCATTGAGGGATATTCTTCCGACGATGATGTCTATGTCGGACGGACATACCGGGATGCCCCGGGCGTGGATGGACTGGTGTTTGTAGGCTGTGATTATGAATTGATGTCCGGACAGATTGTAGATGTCCGGATTGATGAGGTAGGACCATATGATATGATAGGAGGGATTTTAAATGAATCTGCCGAATAA
- a CDS encoding OadG family protein, translating into MKKKLLILISMLAMMFSLTACSNEVEKPFDYDDSAIVRDTMYAFEEYRNVNDEFADYYINNGTEFEQSAVKGIKQAQDTDKVGAFEDFTPYIEGNKAVSKDDYKIENASDSVSVTVINKAKNRNVEITVKYVENPEYFMELDQVMQKYTLAETEKIILQDYDSLAQFYDETGISSVEEARQILVSNEMYNKAIASYLPEEMVVSAVYSKTELMKQAGMNTLLGMGTVFVVLIFISFIISLFKFLPALFAKKPKIEDLKKEESKPAAPAKAATPAPAAGNLMNDAELVAVITAAIYAAEGQAGNGAVSKDKLVVRSIRRARK; encoded by the coding sequence ATGAAGAAAAAATTATTAATTCTGATTTCCATGTTAGCTATGATGTTTTCCTTGACTGCCTGCAGCAATGAGGTTGAAAAGCCGTTTGATTATGATGACAGTGCGATTGTACGCGATACGATGTATGCATTTGAAGAGTATCGTAACGTGAATGATGAATTCGCTGATTATTATATCAATAACGGAACCGAATTTGAGCAGTCCGCAGTAAAGGGCATCAAACAGGCACAGGATACAGATAAAGTTGGAGCGTTTGAAGATTTTACACCTTATATCGAAGGAAATAAAGCGGTAAGCAAAGACGATTATAAGATTGAAAATGCTTCTGATTCTGTATCAGTTACTGTTATAAATAAAGCCAAAAACAGAAATGTGGAAATTACAGTAAAATATGTTGAAAATCCAGAATATTTTATGGAGTTGGATCAGGTTATGCAGAAGTATACACTGGCTGAGACAGAGAAAATTATTCTGCAGGATTATGACTCCTTAGCTCAGTTCTATGATGAGACTGGAATTTCAAGTGTAGAAGAAGCAAGACAGATACTGGTTAGCAATGAGATGTATAACAAGGCAATTGCCTCTTATCTTCCAGAAGAGATGGTAGTTTCTGCCGTATACTCCAAGACAGAGCTGATGAAGCAGGCCGGTATGAATACATTGCTCGGTATGGGTACTGTATTTGTAGTATTGATTTTCATCTCATTTATTATTTCGCTGTTTAAGTTCCTTCCGGCACTTTTTGCAAAGAAGCCAAAGATCGAAGATCTGAAGAAGGAAGAGAGCAAGCCGGCAGCTCCGGCAAAGGCTGCTACACCGGCACCAGCCGCAGGCAATTTGATGAACGACGCAGAGCTTGTAGCCGTTATCACAGCCGCTATTTATGCAGCCGAAGGACAGGCAGGCAATGGTGCAGTAAGTAAGGATAAACTCGTTGTACGTTCGATTCGTCGTGCAAGAAAATAA
- a CDS encoding oxaloacetate decarboxylase subunit alpha, whose translation MAEEKKPVKITETVLRDAHQSLIATRMTTEQMLPIIDKMDKVGYHSVECWGGATFDACLRFLKEDPWDRLRKLRDGFKNTKLQMLFRGQNILGYSPYSDDVVEYFVQKSIANGIDIIRIFDCLNDIRNLETAVKAANKEKGHAQVALSYTLGDAYTMDYWKNMARQIEEMGADSICIKDMAGLLVPNEATKLVKALKEGTKLPIQLHTHYTSGVASMTYMKAVEAGCDIIDTAMSPLAMGTSQPATEVMAKAFEGTEFDPGFDQNLLAEIADYFRPLREQWLESGLLSPKVMGVNIKTLLYQVPGGMLSNMVSQLKEMKAEDKYDEVLEEIPRVRKDFGEIPLVTPSSQIVGTQAVLNVVMGERYKTLTKEAKDMLVGKYGRTTVPVNKEIQKKALDSLGMKEPITYRPADDLEPSLDKFEKEMAQYKQQDEDVLSYALFPQVATEFFKYREAQQTGVDVTAANTENKTYPV comes from the coding sequence ATGGCAGAAGAAAAGAAACCGGTAAAGATTACCGAAACTGTGCTGAGAGATGCACACCAGTCTTTGATTGCAACTCGTATGACAACAGAGCAGATGTTGCCAATTATTGATAAAATGGATAAAGTTGGTTACCATTCCGTAGAGTGCTGGGGTGGTGCTACATTCGACGCTTGTCTCCGTTTCCTGAAAGAGGATCCATGGGACAGACTTCGTAAGCTCCGTGACGGATTTAAGAATACAAAGCTTCAGATGTTGTTCCGTGGACAGAATATCCTTGGATACAGCCCATATTCGGACGACGTTGTAGAGTACTTCGTACAGAAGAGTATCGCAAATGGTATTGATATCATTCGTATCTTTGACTGTCTGAATGATATCCGTAACCTTGAGACAGCCGTTAAGGCAGCAAACAAGGAGAAAGGACATGCACAGGTTGCACTTTCTTATACACTTGGTGATGCTTATACAATGGATTATTGGAAGAACATGGCAAGACAGATTGAAGAGATGGGTGCAGATTCTATCTGTATCAAGGATATGGCCGGACTTCTTGTACCAAACGAGGCTACAAAGCTTGTAAAGGCTTTGAAGGAAGGTACAAAGCTTCCGATTCAGCTTCATACACATTACACATCAGGTGTTGCTTCTATGACATATATGAAGGCAGTCGAAGCCGGATGTGACATCATCGATACAGCAATGTCACCACTTGCTATGGGTACATCACAGCCTGCAACAGAGGTTATGGCTAAGGCATTCGAGGGTACAGAGTTCGATCCTGGATTTGACCAGAACCTTCTTGCTGAGATCGCTGATTACTTCCGTCCACTTCGTGAGCAGTGGCTGGAGTCCGGACTGCTCAGTCCAAAGGTAATGGGCGTAAATATCAAGACTCTGCTTTACCAGGTACCGGGTGGTATGCTTTCCAACATGGTATCCCAGTTGAAGGAAATGAAGGCAGAGGATAAGTACGACGAAGTACTCGAAGAGATCCCACGTGTTCGTAAGGACTTTGGTGAGATTCCGCTTGTTACACCATCTTCACAGATCGTTGGTACACAGGCTGTATTGAACGTCGTTATGGGTGAGCGTTACAAGACTCTTACAAAAGAGGCAAAGGATATGCTCGTTGGTAAGTATGGTAGAACAACTGTACCTGTAAACAAGGAGATTCAGAAGAAGGCACTTGACAGTCTTGGAATGAAGGAGCCTATCACATATCGTCCGGCAGACGACTTAGAGCCATCTCTTGACAAGTTCGAGAAGGAAATGGCACAGTACAAGCAGCAGGATGAGGATGTTCTTTCTTATGCATTGTTCCCACAGGTTGCAACAGAATTCTTCAAGTATAGAGAAGCGCAGCAGACAGGTGTGGATGTAACAGCAGCAAATACAGAGAATAAGACATATCCGGTGTAA
- the pgsA gene encoding CDP-diacylglycerol--glycerol-3-phosphate 3-phosphatidyltransferase yields MNLPNKLTILRMIMIPFFLVALMVPGIPGGKWIALALFCLASLTDMLDGKIARKYNLITDFGKFMDPLADKLLVCSAMIALIDLDRIPAWVVIVIIAREFIISGFRLVASDNGVVIAAGWWGKIKTVCQMFMVILLICDFGGSTIHIIENVLIYLALALTIISLIDYLVKNKNVLSETK; encoded by the coding sequence ATGAATCTGCCGAATAAATTAACGATACTCAGAATGATCATGATACCATTTTTCTTAGTTGCCCTGATGGTGCCGGGAATTCCGGGAGGAAAATGGATCGCACTTGCGCTGTTCTGCCTGGCAAGCCTTACGGATATGCTCGATGGAAAGATTGCAAGAAAATATAACCTGATCACGGATTTTGGTAAGTTTATGGATCCACTTGCAGATAAACTGCTTGTCTGCTCAGCGATGATCGCTTTAATCGACCTTGACCGGATTCCGGCGTGGGTTGTAATCGTGATTATCGCAAGAGAGTTTATCATCAGTGGTTTCCGTCTTGTTGCATCGGATAACGGTGTAGTGATTGCTGCCGGATGGTGGGGTAAGATTAAGACAGTCTGTCAGATGTTCATGGTGATTTTATTGATCTGTGACTTTGGAGGAAGTACGATTCATATCATTGAAAATGTACTGATTTATCTGGCATTGGCACTGACGATTATTTCCCTGATTGACTATCTTGTGAAGAATAAAAATGTGCTTTCTGAAACAAAATAA
- a CDS encoding formate--tetrahydrofolate ligase: MLTDIEIAQQAEMEPIKNVAAKLGMSEDDIEMYGKYKAKLSDEYMQSVKNNENGKLVLVTAINPTPAGEGKTTVTVGLGQAMCKLGKKAVIALREPSLGPCFGVKGGAAGGGYAQVVPMEDLNLHFTGDFHAITSANNLLAAVMDNHMHQGNTLRIDPKRIVFKRCLDMNDRVLRNIIVGMGKKGDGVMRQDGFVITVASEIMAILCLATDIKDLQERLARIIVAYNVDNEPVTAGELKCVGSMTALLKDAIKPNLIQTLEHTPALVHGGPFANIAHGCNSVRATQTALKIADYVITEAGFGADLGAEKFFDIKCRMTGLKPDAVVLVATVRALKYNGGVAKADLGAENLEALEKGIVNLEKHIENLQLYGVPVVVTLNRFVSDTDAELAYVREFCEKRGCDFALANVWEKGGEGGVELAKAVLNTLETKKSRFKVLYEDHLPIKEKIETIAKKIYGADGVTYSAEADRAIAKIEEMGFADMPVCMAKNQYSLSDDAKKLGRPTGFTVNIREVYVSAGAGFVVAITGAIMTMPGLPKVPAAERIFVDDAGVTHGLF, encoded by the coding sequence ATGTTAACAGACATTGAAATCGCACAGCAGGCAGAGATGGAACCGATTAAGAACGTGGCAGCAAAGCTTGGTATGTCGGAGGATGATATCGAGATGTACGGAAAGTACAAGGCAAAGCTCTCCGATGAGTATATGCAGTCTGTAAAAAATAATGAGAACGGAAAATTGGTTCTGGTGACAGCCATTAACCCGACTCCGGCAGGAGAAGGAAAGACAACAGTAACCGTAGGACTTGGCCAGGCGATGTGCAAGCTTGGTAAGAAGGCAGTCATTGCACTGCGTGAGCCTTCCCTTGGACCATGCTTCGGTGTAAAGGGTGGAGCAGCCGGTGGAGGATATGCACAGGTTGTACCAATGGAAGACTTAAATCTGCATTTTACAGGGGATTTCCATGCGATCACATCTGCGAATAATCTTCTTGCAGCCGTTATGGATAACCATATGCATCAGGGAAATACACTCCGGATCGACCCGAAGCGTATTGTATTTAAGCGTTGTCTTGACATGAATGATCGTGTACTTCGTAACATCATCGTCGGTATGGGCAAGAAGGGTGATGGTGTGATGCGTCAGGATGGATTCGTCATCACAGTTGCATCAGAGATCATGGCAATCCTCTGTCTTGCAACGGACATCAAGGATCTGCAGGAGCGCCTTGCTAGAATCATCGTTGCATATAACGTGGATAACGAGCCTGTTACGGCCGGAGAATTAAAATGTGTCGGTTCGATGACAGCACTTTTGAAGGATGCGATCAAGCCAAACCTGATCCAGACCTTAGAGCATACGCCGGCACTTGTGCATGGCGGACCATTTGCAAATATCGCGCATGGATGTAACTCTGTCCGTGCAACACAGACCGCGCTTAAGATTGCAGATTATGTAATCACAGAGGCGGGCTTCGGTGCCGATCTCGGTGCTGAGAAATTCTTCGATATCAAGTGTCGTATGACCGGCTTAAAGCCGGATGCAGTTGTGCTTGTAGCAACCGTACGTGCACTCAAATATAACGGCGGCGTGGCAAAGGCAGACCTTGGCGCTGAGAACTTAGAAGCATTAGAGAAGGGCATTGTAAACTTAGAGAAGCACATCGAGAACTTACAGCTCTACGGCGTGCCGGTAGTTGTAACGCTGAACCGTTTCGTATCCGATACAGATGCAGAGCTTGCATATGTACGGGAATTCTGTGAGAAACGAGGCTGTGATTTCGCCCTTGCAAATGTATGGGAGAAAGGCGGCGAAGGTGGTGTTGAGCTGGCAAAGGCTGTGCTTAACACACTTGAGACAAAGAAAAGCCGCTTCAAGGTATTATATGAAGACCATCTTCCAATCAAGGAGAAGATTGAGACAATCGCGAAGAAAATCTATGGTGCAGATGGTGTAACATATTCTGCAGAAGCAGATCGTGCGATTGCAAAGATCGAAGAGATGGGATTTGCAGATATGCCGGTCTGCATGGCGAAAAACCAGTATTCCCTGTCTGATGATGCGAAGAAGCTTGGCAGGCCGACCGGATTTACAGTGAATATCCGTGAGGTATATGTAAGTGCCGGCGCCGGATTCGTTGTAGCAATCACAGGAGCCATCATGACGATGCCGGGACTTCCTAAGGTTCCGGCCGCAGAGCGTATTTTCGTAGATGATGCGGGCGTGACACACGGTTTATTCTAA
- a CDS encoding sodium ion-translocating decarboxylase subunit beta: MSSFADVFKNLALQTGFATLTWKHYVMILIACVFMYLAIVKGFEPLLLVPISFGMFLVNMFPDIIADGGLLHYFYLLDEWSILPSLIFMGVGAMTDFGPLIANPKSFLLGAAAQFGIYAAYFLAFLMGFNGKEAAAISIIGGADGPTSIFLAGKLGMGGTLMGPIAVAAYSYMSLVPVIQPPIMKLLTTEKERKIKMAQLRPVSKMEKILFPIIVTLVVVLILPTTAPLVGMLMLGNLFRESGVVKQLTETASNAMMYIVVILLGTSVGASTSAEAFLKTSTLKIVALGLIAFAFGTAAGVLFGKIMCKVTHGKVNPLIGSAGVSAVPMAARVSQKVGAEADPTNFLLMNAMGPNVAGVIGTAVAAGTFLAIFGV, encoded by the coding sequence GTGAGTAGTTTTGCAGATGTATTTAAAAATCTGGCTCTCCAGACAGGATTTGCAACCCTGACATGGAAGCATTATGTAATGATTCTCATTGCATGTGTATTCATGTATCTTGCAATCGTGAAAGGCTTCGAGCCGTTGCTTTTGGTTCCAATCTCCTTCGGTATGTTCCTGGTAAACATGTTCCCGGATATTATTGCTGATGGCGGATTGTTACATTATTTCTATTTGTTGGATGAGTGGAGTATTTTGCCTTCCCTTATCTTCATGGGCGTTGGTGCCATGACAGACTTCGGTCCGCTGATTGCGAACCCGAAGAGCTTCCTGCTTGGTGCAGCCGCACAGTTTGGTATTTATGCTGCATACTTCCTTGCATTCCTGATGGGATTCAACGGAAAGGAAGCAGCTGCAATCTCTATCATCGGTGGTGCCGATGGCCCTACATCGATCTTTCTTGCCGGTAAGCTCGGAATGGGTGGAACTCTGATGGGACCGATTGCCGTTGCCGCATATTCGTATATGTCACTGGTGCCGGTTATCCAGCCGCCGATCATGAAGCTCCTTACAACAGAGAAGGAGAGAAAGATCAAGATGGCTCAGCTCCGTCCGGTATCCAAGATGGAGAAGATCCTGTTCCCGATCATCGTTACATTAGTTGTTGTATTGATTCTTCCGACAACAGCTCCGCTGGTTGGTATGCTGATGCTTGGTAACCTGTTCCGTGAGAGTGGTGTTGTTAAGCAGTTAACAGAGACAGCAAGTAATGCAATGATGTATATCGTTGTTATCCTGCTTGGTACATCCGTAGGTGCATCGACAAGTGCAGAAGCATTCCTGAAGACAAGTACATTGAAGATCGTTGCACTTGGACTGATCGCATTTGCGTTTGGTACAGCGGCAGGTGTATTGTTCGGTAAGATTATGTGCAAGGTAACGCACGGTAAGGTAAATCCGCTGATCGGTTCTGCGGGTGTATCTGCCGTTCCTATGGCAGCGCGTGTATCACAGAAGGTTGGTGCAGAGGCAGATCCTACAAACTTCCTTTTGATGAACGCCATGGGACCAAACGTTGCAGGTGTTATCGGTACTGCGGTTGCAGCCGGAACATTCCTCGCAATCTTTGGTGTATAG
- the folD gene encoding bifunctional methylenetetrahydrofolate dehydrogenase/methenyltetrahydrofolate cyclohydrolase FolD, translating to MAKLINGKEISQQIKDELKEKVSVLKAQGRNICLAVIQVGNDPASSVYVGNKKKACAYIGIESRAFELPEETTEEELLSIIKDLNEDDSVHGILVQLPVPKHINEEKIIGAISPKKDVDGFHPESVGSLCIGRTGFVSCTPAGIIQLLKRSDIDIEGKHCVVIGRSNIVGKPMALLMLRENATVTICHSRTKNLKEICKEADILIVAIGKPKMIDASYVKDGATVIDVGIHRDANNKLCGDVDFASVEPVAGAITPVPGGVGPMTIAMLMNNCVEAAEREE from the coding sequence ATGGCAAAGTTGATTAACGGAAAAGAAATCTCCCAGCAGATCAAGGATGAATTAAAAGAGAAGGTTTCTGTGTTGAAGGCACAGGGCAGGAATATCTGTCTGGCAGTGATTCAGGTCGGAAATGATCCGGCATCGTCTGTATATGTTGGGAATAAGAAGAAAGCATGTGCGTATATCGGAATCGAGTCACGTGCATTTGAGCTTCCAGAGGAGACAACAGAGGAAGAACTTCTTTCTATTATTAAGGATCTGAATGAGGATGATAGTGTACATGGAATCTTAGTCCAGCTTCCGGTTCCAAAGCATATCAATGAGGAGAAGATTATAGGTGCAATCTCTCCAAAGAAGGATGTGGACGGGTTCCACCCGGAGAGTGTCGGAAGTCTGTGTATTGGCAGAACGGGCTTCGTATCTTGTACGCCGGCGGGAATCATTCAGCTTTTGAAGCGTTCGGATATTGATATCGAAGGGAAACACTGCGTTGTGATTGGAAGAAGCAATATCGTTGGAAAGCCAATGGCACTTTTGATGTTACGTGAGAATGCAACCGTAACAATCTGTCATTCGAGAACAAAGAATCTGAAAGAAATCTGTAAAGAGGCAGATATTCTGATTGTTGCGATCGGAAAGCCGAAGATGATCGACGCATCGTATGTGAAGGATGGTGCAACAGTCATTGATGTCGGTATCCACAGAGATGCCAACAACAAATTATGTGGAGATGTCGATTTTGCATCGGTGGAGCCGGTAGCCGGTGCCATTACACCGGTTCCGGGCGGTGTTGGACCGATGACGATCGCGATGCTGATGAATAACTGCGTGGAAGCTGCAGAGCGTGAGGAATAA